One Spinacia oleracea cultivar Varoflay chromosome 4, BTI_SOV_V1, whole genome shotgun sequence DNA segment encodes these proteins:
- the LOC110790378 gene encoding RING-H2 finger protein ATL65, with product MAARPPEHEHSPMLGPTIPPTPSSSALLIHQSPPSKQPIDFSPPLIAMVVVAAAAFLFITYSRLISRHLFPPFLRFFRRHRRRRFFPSSDFGSPPPPYESSDGFYVYSPYGLDETVIKNIPLTIYQFPTKLGFIEVDGFNDCAVCLLDFEEGEGIRTLPLCCHAFHVECIDMWLRSHATCPLCRAGVYLPPPLESPLLSPLMAARIRPSFDEGILLESMFLEPLPEVDLEHNSGEIQEIFSPERRIIQSEDHRYNRRELDFLLKRSYSFGFERSFPSERLVMEAATTPYHHRQRRSFLWTKRPSSTPFRSLAKSRVFSFRRTIKSPSFFRRRGFFPMSESSTSLRYASTDESSRRMKPMASPLFARPGIFSSSRMRTGDPEALISPERFNRR from the coding sequence ATGGCTGCCAGACCACCAGAACACGAACACTCCCCTATGTTAGGTCCCACAATTCCTCCAACACCCTCCTCCTCCGCTCTACTAATCCACCAATCTCCACCGTCCAAACAACCAATCGACTTCAGTCCACCGTTGATCGCCATGGTGGTTGTGGCAGCCGCAGCTTTCCTATTCATCACATACTCCCGTCTTATCTCCCGACATCTCTTTCCTCCTTTTCTTCGCTTCTTCCGGCGTCACCGCCGCCGTAGATTCTTCCCTTCGTCCGATTTCGGCTCTCCTCCGCCGCCTTACGAGTCCTCTGACGGCTTCTACGTTTACTCGCCTTACGGCCTTGACGAAACAGTGATCAAGAATATTCCGTTAACAATCTACCAGTTTCCGACGAAGTTAGGGTTTATCGAAGTGGACGGATTTAATGATTGCGCAGTTTGTTTACTTGATTTTGAGGAGGGAGAAGGTATTCGCACTCTGCCTCTATGTTGTCACGCCTTCCACGTTGAGTGTATCGACATGTGGCTTCGGTCGCACGCTACGTGTCCTCTCTGCCGCGCCGGAGTTTACCTCCCTCCGCCGCTGGAATCGCCGTTGTTGTCGCCGCTTATGGCAGCGAGAATCCGTCCGAGTTTCGACGAAGGAATCCTCCTCGAGAGTATGTTTTTAGAACCGCTGCCAGAAGTTGACTTGGAGCATAATTCTGGTGAAATTCAGGAGATTTTCTCGCCTGAGAGGAGGATAATTCAGTCGGAGGATCACCGCTATAATAGAAGAGAGCTGGATTTTCTACTTAAAAGGTCGTATTCGTTTGGTTTTGAGCGGAGTTTCCCGTCTGAAAGGTTAGTTATGGAGGCGGCAACAACGCCATATCACCACCGACAGCGGCGGAGCTTCTTATGGACAAAACGACCGTCGTCAACGCCGTTCAGATCGTTGGCGAAATCCAGAGTGTTTTCCTTCCGGCGAACGATAAAATCGCCATCATTTTTCCGGCGGCGAGGGTTTTTCCCTATGTCGGAGTCCTCAACAAGCTTACGGTACGCCAGCACAGACGAATCTTCCAGAAGAATGAAGCCGATGGCGTCGCCGTTGTTTGCAAGACCGGGAATATTTTCGTCGAGTAGAATGAGGACGGGTGATCCTGAAGCGTTAATTTCACCGGAGAGGTTTAACAGACGGTAG